A section of the Kribbella sp. HUAS MG21 genome encodes:
- a CDS encoding peptidoglycan bridge formation glycyltransferase FemA/FemB family protein: MSLVVRPISAAEHLAFVRAQRSVSFLQTPAWAQVKTEWRSESLGWYDGTSLVGAGLVLHRPVPRLERFTLAYLPEGPVIDWNGNLDAWLGPLASRLRAHGAFAIRLGPPVRTGTWTAAQVKEGIADRAITRLTDLPSEQTGAQVTAWLREAGWLPQNPEDGFGTGHPQFTFELPLAGRTEADVLQGMNQQWRRNIKKAAKAGVEVTTGDELKTFHDLYVHTAERDRFTPRPLRYFETMFAAMRVEEPDRIRLYSAHHEGQLVAAAVMIRVGGQAWYAYGASSTEKREVRGSNACQWAMIRDALAAGCDVYSLRGITPTLDADDPHVGLIQFKVGTGGEAVRYVGEWDLPLRPMVYRAFGLYLRQRQSRRERRR; this comes from the coding sequence GTGAGCCTGGTCGTCCGTCCGATCAGCGCCGCGGAGCACCTCGCGTTCGTCCGGGCACAGCGGTCGGTGAGCTTCCTGCAGACGCCCGCGTGGGCCCAGGTGAAGACCGAGTGGCGCAGCGAGTCCCTCGGTTGGTACGACGGTACGAGCCTGGTCGGCGCGGGCCTCGTGCTGCACCGCCCGGTCCCCCGGCTCGAGCGCTTCACGCTGGCCTATCTGCCTGAAGGCCCGGTCATCGACTGGAACGGCAACCTCGACGCCTGGCTCGGTCCCTTGGCGAGCCGGCTCCGGGCGCACGGCGCGTTCGCGATCCGGCTCGGGCCGCCGGTGCGGACCGGGACCTGGACCGCGGCCCAGGTCAAGGAGGGCATCGCGGACCGCGCGATCACCCGGCTGACGGACCTTCCGAGCGAGCAGACCGGCGCTCAGGTGACCGCGTGGCTGCGCGAGGCCGGCTGGTTGCCGCAGAACCCGGAGGACGGCTTCGGGACCGGGCACCCGCAGTTCACCTTCGAACTGCCGCTGGCCGGCCGGACCGAGGCCGACGTACTCCAAGGCATGAACCAGCAGTGGCGCCGCAACATCAAGAAGGCGGCCAAGGCGGGCGTCGAGGTCACGACCGGCGACGAGCTGAAGACGTTCCACGACCTCTACGTCCACACCGCGGAACGCGACCGCTTCACACCGCGGCCGCTGCGGTACTTCGAGACGATGTTCGCCGCGATGCGCGTCGAGGAGCCGGACCGGATCCGGCTCTACTCGGCGCATCACGAGGGCCAGCTCGTCGCCGCCGCGGTCATGATCCGCGTCGGCGGTCAGGCGTGGTATGCGTACGGCGCCTCGTCGACCGAGAAGCGTGAGGTCCGCGGGTCGAATGCCTGCCAGTGGGCGATGATCCGCGACGCCCTCGCGGCCGGGTGCGACGTGTACAGCCTGCGCGGCATCACGCCGACGCTCGACGCCGACGACCCGCATGTCGGCCTGATCCAGTTCAAGGTCGGCACCGGCGGAGAAGCGGTGCGGTACGTCGGCGAGTGGGACCTGCCGCTGCGCCCGATGGTGTACCGGGCGTTCGGCCTCTACCTGAGGCAACGGCAGAGCAGACGAGAACGGCGGAGATAG
- a CDS encoding D-isomer specific 2-hydroxyacid dehydrogenase family protein, translating to MTHSELAAGAPSVVATTGITIFGCEPDEAELFRELAPRFGVLPTFVTEAVTEENAELAAGNQCISIGHKARVTNSTLSALSRVGVAYISTRSIGFNHLDVRFAESLGISVGNVNYSPDSVADYTLMLMLMAIRNAQSVVRRTDLHDYRLNDVRGRELRELTVGVVGTGRIGAAVMDRLRGFGCRVVATDKWSKTSAEYVSLDELLQQSDIVTLHTPLTPETHHLLNRRRIAAMRPGAVVINTGRGPLLDTEALLEALESGRLGGAALDVLEGEEGIFYADHSNQTLDNELLLRLQRVPTVLISPHTAYYTDRALRDTVENSLVNCLNFESRNQHG from the coding sequence ATGACCCACAGCGAACTGGCCGCCGGAGCTCCTTCCGTCGTCGCGACGACGGGAATCACGATCTTCGGCTGCGAACCGGACGAGGCCGAGCTGTTCCGGGAATTGGCCCCGCGTTTCGGCGTCCTGCCGACGTTCGTCACCGAAGCGGTCACCGAGGAGAATGCCGAGTTGGCCGCCGGCAATCAATGCATCAGTATCGGGCACAAAGCCCGAGTCACCAATTCCACGCTCAGCGCCTTGAGCCGCGTCGGGGTCGCGTACATCTCCACGCGGAGCATCGGTTTCAACCATCTCGACGTACGGTTCGCGGAAAGTCTCGGCATTTCGGTCGGGAACGTCAACTACTCCCCCGACAGCGTCGCCGACTACACCTTGATGCTCATGCTGATGGCGATCCGCAACGCGCAGTCCGTCGTCCGGCGCACGGACCTGCACGACTACCGGTTGAACGACGTACGCGGCCGTGAACTGCGGGAACTCACCGTCGGCGTGGTCGGGACGGGACGCATCGGCGCCGCCGTCATGGATCGTTTGCGGGGCTTCGGCTGCCGGGTCGTGGCGACCGACAAATGGTCCAAGACGTCCGCCGAGTACGTCTCGCTCGACGAGCTGCTGCAGCAGTCGGACATCGTCACGCTGCACACGCCGCTGACGCCGGAAACGCATCATCTGCTGAATCGCCGGCGCATTGCGGCAATGCGTCCCGGCGCCGTCGTGATCAACACCGGGCGCGGCCCGCTGCTCGACACCGAGGCATTGCTGGAAGCTCTGGAATCCGGGCGCCTGGGCGGTGCCGCACTGGACGTCCTCGAAGGCGAAGAAGGAATCTTCTACGCCGACCACAGCAACCAGACTCTGGACAACGAACTGCTGCTGCGATTGCAGCGGGTGCCCACCGTCCTGATCAGTCCGCACACCGCGTACTACACCGACCGTGCTCTCCGGGACACCGTCGAAAACTCTCTCGTCAATTGCCTGAACTTCGAAAGCAGGAACCAGCATGGATAG
- a CDS encoding HAMP domain-containing sensor histidine kinase has product MARTPGLSVRLKLTLSYAGFLMLAGALLLGAVWAFLLRYVPDRMMIIPGSTDFDMTGPFPIRSKLLEVFAPRAAVVLLILLVVGLLGGWILAGRMLAPLNRITEATRLTASGSLTHRIELPGPSDEFRELADAFDAMLARLEAHDAEQQRFAANASHELRTPLAITKTMLDVAHNDPGRDDGDLVERLRAVNARAIDLTEALLLLSRADQLSLARERVDLSLLAEEAVETLLPLAEQRGVAIESTAEAGFTCGSQALLLQLTTNLVHNAIVHNLPAGGTVWITTRGDGQRAVLTVENTGDRVSPRVVSTLTEPFQRGTERVHSDHGGVGLGLAIVKSITKAHDGTLTVVPRLGETGGLRITVDFPAAP; this is encoded by the coding sequence GTGGCTAGGACGCCGGGCCTCAGCGTCCGGCTGAAGCTCACGCTGAGCTACGCCGGCTTCCTGATGCTCGCGGGCGCGCTGCTGCTCGGGGCGGTGTGGGCGTTCCTCCTGCGGTACGTCCCCGACCGGATGATGATCATCCCCGGCAGCACCGACTTCGACATGACCGGGCCGTTTCCCATCCGGTCCAAGCTCCTGGAGGTGTTCGCGCCGCGGGCAGCCGTGGTCCTGCTGATCCTGCTGGTCGTCGGTCTGCTCGGCGGCTGGATCCTCGCCGGCCGGATGCTGGCGCCGTTGAACCGGATCACCGAGGCCACCCGGCTGACGGCGAGCGGTTCGCTCACGCACCGGATCGAGCTGCCCGGTCCCAGTGACGAGTTCCGCGAGCTGGCCGACGCGTTCGACGCGATGCTCGCGCGGCTGGAGGCGCACGACGCGGAGCAGCAGCGGTTCGCCGCGAACGCCTCGCACGAGCTGCGTACTCCGCTGGCGATCACGAAGACCATGCTCGACGTGGCTCACAACGATCCTGGCCGCGACGACGGTGACCTTGTCGAGAGGCTGCGCGCCGTCAACGCCCGGGCGATCGATCTCACCGAGGCGTTGCTCCTGCTCAGCCGCGCGGATCAGCTGTCGTTGGCTCGCGAGCGCGTCGACCTCTCGCTGCTCGCGGAAGAGGCCGTGGAGACGCTGCTGCCACTCGCGGAGCAGCGCGGTGTCGCGATCGAGTCCACCGCCGAGGCGGGTTTCACGTGCGGGTCGCAGGCGCTGCTGCTCCAGCTGACCACGAACCTCGTGCACAACGCGATCGTGCACAACCTGCCCGCCGGCGGCACCGTGTGGATCACGACGCGCGGCGACGGGCAGCGGGCGGTGCTCACGGTCGAGAACACCGGCGACCGCGTGAGTCCGCGCGTCGTGTCCACGTTGACCGAGCCGTTCCAGCGCGGGACCGAGCGCGTGCACAGCGACCACGGCGGCGTCGGTCTCGGCCTCGCGATCGTGAAGAGCATCACCAAGGCCCACGACGGCACGCTGACCGTCGTACCGCGGCTCGGCGAGACCGGCGGGCTCCGCATCACGGTGGATTTCCCGGCGGCGCCCTGA
- the vanA gene encoding D-alanine--(R)-lactate ligase has product MDRLKVGILFGGSSEEHDVSVKSAQEVAKHLDTDKYEPYYIGIAKTGAWKLCDAPARDWENSKCVPVELSPDRSVHGLLVMEADRLGSRIRHGQYRTISLDVVLPVLHGKGGEDGAIQGLLELSGIPYVGCDIQSSALCMDKTLTYLVTRNAGIATPNFWTVTPDEPIDPAELTYPVFVKPARSGSSFGVSKVADKDELAAAIADAAQYDGKILIEEAVVGSEIGCAILGNDPELTVGEVDRVALTHGFFKIHQEASPETGSENSTFVVPADISAEARSLVQETAKAVYRALGCGGLARVDLFLTPDGKVVLNEVNTFPGLTSYSRYPRMMAAAGIPLGEVIDRLVTLTLTGKAR; this is encoded by the coding sequence ATGGATAGGTTGAAGGTCGGAATCTTGTTCGGCGGCTCCTCCGAGGAGCACGACGTCTCCGTCAAATCGGCGCAGGAGGTCGCGAAACATCTCGACACCGACAAGTACGAGCCGTACTACATCGGGATCGCGAAGACCGGCGCCTGGAAGCTCTGCGACGCACCGGCCCGTGACTGGGAGAACAGCAAGTGCGTGCCGGTCGAGCTGTCGCCGGACCGCAGTGTCCACGGGCTGCTCGTGATGGAGGCCGACCGGCTCGGCTCGCGCATCCGGCACGGTCAGTACCGCACGATCAGCCTGGACGTGGTCCTCCCGGTACTGCACGGCAAGGGCGGTGAGGACGGCGCGATCCAAGGCCTCCTGGAGCTGTCGGGCATCCCCTACGTCGGCTGCGACATCCAGAGCTCGGCCCTGTGCATGGACAAGACCCTCACGTACCTCGTCACCCGGAACGCGGGCATCGCGACGCCGAACTTCTGGACCGTCACCCCCGACGAGCCCATCGATCCCGCCGAGCTGACGTACCCCGTGTTCGTGAAGCCGGCCCGCTCCGGTTCGTCGTTCGGCGTCAGCAAGGTGGCGGACAAGGACGAGCTGGCGGCCGCGATCGCGGACGCGGCGCAGTACGACGGGAAGATCCTGATCGAGGAGGCCGTCGTCGGCAGCGAGATCGGCTGCGCGATCCTCGGGAACGACCCCGAGCTGACGGTCGGCGAGGTGGACCGGGTCGCGCTCACCCACGGGTTCTTCAAGATCCACCAGGAAGCGTCACCGGAGACCGGCTCAGAGAACTCGACGTTCGTCGTGCCGGCGGACATCTCGGCGGAGGCGCGCTCGCTGGTCCAGGAGACCGCGAAGGCCGTCTACCGCGCGCTCGGGTGCGGCGGGCTCGCGCGGGTCGACCTGTTCCTCACCCCGGACGGGAAGGTGGTGCTCAACGAGGTCAACACCTTCCCGGGCCTGACGTCGTACAGCCGCTATCCGCGGATGATGGCGGCCGCGGGCATCCCGCTGGGCGAGGTGATCGACCGGCTGGTGACCTTGACACTGACCGGGAAGGCGCGATGA
- a CDS encoding GNAT family N-acetyltransferase: MLHIRPAQPADAAAISGLLHELGYPQDGTTAARIQAWAEDPAGTAYVADADGNLLGVIAVYVCPFFERTGSWARIVALVVAAQARGQGIGRRLVSAAESFAATKGCSRMEVTSADHRLDAHEFYRRTGYRKQTSQRFLRDLVASDR, encoded by the coding sequence ATGCTCCACATCAGACCAGCCCAGCCGGCAGACGCGGCCGCCATCAGCGGACTTCTGCACGAACTCGGCTATCCCCAGGACGGCACGACAGCGGCGCGGATCCAGGCGTGGGCCGAAGACCCCGCCGGAACGGCATACGTGGCCGATGCCGACGGCAACCTCCTCGGGGTGATCGCGGTCTACGTCTGCCCGTTCTTCGAACGCACCGGCTCCTGGGCACGCATCGTCGCCCTGGTCGTCGCCGCGCAGGCCCGCGGCCAGGGCATCGGACGGCGGCTCGTCTCGGCAGCGGAGTCCTTCGCCGCCACGAAGGGCTGCTCGCGGATGGAGGTCACCAGCGCGGACCACCGCCTCGACGCTCACGAGTTCTACCGACGCACGGGCTACCGCAAGCAGACATCGCAGCGCTTCCTTCGCGACCTCGTCGCGTCCGATCGCTGA
- the vanX gene encoding D-Ala-D-Ala dipeptidase VanX produces MTAELVYVDEFAAGIRWDAKYATWDNFTGKPVDGYAANRIVGTRALCAALDTAREKAEPLGFGLLLWDGYRPQRAVDSFLRWSELPEDGRTKPRHYPNINRATMFENGYVATRSSHTRGSAVDLTLFALDTGELVPMGGDHDLMDSISHHGAPGITASEATNRETLATIMEAAGFERYAYEWWHYTLRNEPYPNTYFDLPIT; encoded by the coding sequence ATGACCGCGGAGCTGGTGTACGTCGACGAGTTCGCGGCCGGGATCCGGTGGGACGCGAAGTACGCGACCTGGGACAACTTCACCGGGAAGCCGGTCGACGGCTACGCGGCGAACCGGATCGTCGGCACGCGGGCGTTGTGCGCGGCGCTGGACACCGCGCGGGAGAAGGCAGAGCCGCTCGGCTTCGGCTTGCTGCTCTGGGACGGCTACCGGCCGCAGCGCGCGGTCGACAGCTTCCTGCGCTGGTCGGAGCTTCCGGAGGACGGCCGCACGAAACCTCGCCACTACCCGAACATCAACCGCGCCACGATGTTCGAGAACGGGTACGTCGCGACGCGCTCCAGCCACACCCGGGGCAGCGCGGTCGACCTGACCCTGTTCGCCCTGGACACCGGCGAACTGGTCCCGATGGGCGGCGACCACGACCTGATGGACTCGATCTCGCACCACGGCGCACCAGGCATCACCGCCTCCGAAGCGACCAACCGCGAAACCCTGGCCACCATCATGGAAGCAGCCGGCTTCGAGCGCTACGCCTACGAGTGGTGGCACTACACCCTCCGCAACGAGCCCTACCCGAACACCTACTTCGACCTCCCGATCACCTGA
- a CDS encoding M15 family metallopeptidase, whose amino-acid sequence MSASQPVRTASRRTRSTIRTAFLLANVAVAGIFIHQSLALSSAPVASTGAEDRALGAADGAVGQGVTVFDDEVPAVVNLDPSLLSALRRAAKDAAGDGVVFYVNSGWRSPAYQEELLRQAVSKYGSAEEAARWVATPETSPHVSGQAIDIGRSDATAWLSEHGAAYGLCQIYDNEPWHYELRPEAVEHGCPPRYADPTHDPRMQR is encoded by the coding sequence ATGTCTGCCAGCCAACCAGTCCGTACGGCGAGTCGCCGGACCAGATCGACGATCCGCACCGCCTTCCTGCTCGCCAACGTCGCGGTGGCCGGCATCTTCATCCACCAGTCGCTGGCGCTGTCCTCCGCGCCGGTCGCGTCGACGGGCGCGGAGGACAGGGCGCTCGGCGCGGCGGACGGCGCGGTCGGCCAGGGCGTGACGGTGTTCGACGACGAGGTACCCGCGGTGGTCAACCTCGATCCGTCGCTGTTGAGCGCGTTGCGCCGGGCCGCGAAGGACGCCGCGGGCGACGGGGTCGTGTTCTACGTCAACAGCGGCTGGCGTTCACCGGCCTACCAGGAAGAGCTGCTGCGTCAGGCAGTCTCGAAGTACGGCTCAGCGGAGGAGGCGGCTCGGTGGGTGGCGACGCCCGAGACCTCTCCGCACGTGTCGGGGCAGGCGATCGACATCGGGCGCTCCGATGCCACCGCCTGGCTGTCCGAGCACGGTGCGGCGTACGGGCTGTGCCAGATCTACGACAACGAGCCCTGGCACTACGAGTTGCGCCCGGAGGCTGTCGAGCACGGATGCCCGCCCAGGTACGCCGATCCGACGCATGATCCGAGGATGCAGCGGTGA
- a CDS encoding response regulator transcription factor, whose amino-acid sequence MRVLIVEDEPELAGAIRDGLRLEAIAADIAGDGDTALELLSVNEYDIAVLDRDIPGPSGDEIAQRIVASGSGMPILMLTAAARLDDKASGFELGADDYLTKPFELQELVLRLRALDRRRAHNRPPVREIAGLRLDPFRREVYRDGRYVALTRKQFAVLEVLVAAEGGIVSAEELLARAWDENADPFTNAARITVSALRKRLGEPWIIATVTGVGYRIDTDGARG is encoded by the coding sequence GTGCGCGTACTGATCGTCGAGGACGAGCCCGAGCTGGCGGGTGCGATCCGCGACGGCCTGCGCCTGGAGGCGATCGCGGCCGACATCGCCGGAGACGGCGACACCGCGCTCGAGCTGCTGAGCGTGAACGAGTACGACATCGCCGTCCTCGACCGCGACATCCCGGGCCCGTCCGGTGACGAGATCGCCCAACGGATCGTTGCCTCCGGCAGCGGTATGCCGATCCTGATGCTGACCGCCGCCGCCCGGCTGGACGACAAGGCGTCCGGGTTCGAGCTCGGCGCCGACGACTACCTCACGAAGCCCTTCGAGCTCCAGGAACTCGTGCTGCGGCTGCGCGCGCTCGACCGGCGGCGCGCCCACAATCGGCCGCCTGTCCGCGAGATCGCGGGCCTGCGGCTCGACCCGTTCCGCCGCGAGGTCTACCGCGACGGGCGGTACGTCGCCCTCACCCGGAAGCAGTTCGCCGTACTCGAGGTCCTGGTCGCGGCGGAAGGCGGCATCGTCAGCGCCGAGGAGTTGCTGGCGCGGGCCTGGGACGAGAACGCCGACCCGTTCACGAACGCCGCCCGGATCACCGTCTCCGCGCTCCGCAAGCGGCTCGGCGAACCGTGGATCATCGCGACCGTGACCGGCGTCGGGTACCGCATCGACACCGACGGCGCACGTGGCTAG
- a CDS encoding VanZ family protein yields MRITGWHGWFGTYNGVALLAILALPLAAAVAWVLARRRVATGTSPAWAWRTALAEVGIGYGTVPWVWMTMLPGSGAGEVPGRVSLVPLRDLLTMGPGQLVGNLLVFAALGFLAPLRFRALASVPRVVALAAGCSVLVETAQYVLRLDRVSSVDDVLLNATGAGLAALVSRGWWLTCRRHIENPIRVDNASRP; encoded by the coding sequence GTGCGGATCACGGGCTGGCACGGCTGGTTCGGTACCTACAACGGCGTTGCGCTCCTGGCGATCCTCGCGCTGCCACTCGCCGCGGCCGTGGCCTGGGTGTTGGCACGTCGGCGGGTTGCCACGGGTACTTCGCCGGCCTGGGCCTGGCGTACGGCGCTGGCCGAGGTCGGCATCGGGTACGGGACGGTGCCGTGGGTCTGGATGACCATGCTGCCGGGCAGTGGCGCGGGCGAGGTCCCCGGCCGGGTGAGCCTGGTGCCGCTGCGCGACCTGCTGACGATGGGGCCGGGCCAACTGGTCGGCAACTTGTTGGTGTTCGCGGCTCTCGGCTTCCTCGCGCCGCTCCGGTTCCGGGCGCTGGCGTCGGTGCCGCGGGTGGTCGCGCTCGCGGCCGGGTGCTCGGTCCTCGTCGAGACGGCGCAGTACGTCCTCCGACTCGACCGGGTGTCCTCTGTCGACGACGTCCTGCTCAACGCCACGGGGGCCGGGCTGGCGGCGCTGGTGTCGCGCGGCTGGTGGCTGACATGTCGTCGGCATATCGAAAACCCCATACGCGTTGACAACGCCTCTCGGCCTTGA